One stretch of Buteo buteo chromosome Z, bButBut1.hap1.1, whole genome shotgun sequence DNA includes these proteins:
- the QNG1 gene encoding queuosine 5'-phosphate N-glycosylase/hydrolase isoform X2 produces MEVFPSPLESAKFIADNSKDVSVDEEGARRVAESLFDKVSAADFGLAGWKSLHELNPQAASEEAVDWVFLVDTLNFSFWSEREEQKYLVKYKGIPITSASYFATMTLDQVKHVFRSDTEVPIPLIEERHRLLNESGTVLLEKFGGSFLTCVKMSEKSAQKLLHLVLQNFPSYRDEAVFEKKKVSFYKRAQILVADTWSVLEGKGDGSFDDISSLTIFADYRIPQVLVHLKAMKYSEELMKKLREGTVFHSGDKEEVEIRGCSIWCCALICKHLLELYEKKGQDMREKINAVLLDYYLWDYARDHREEMKDIPFHRVRCIYY; encoded by the exons ATGGAGGTGTTCCCGTCCCCGCTGGAGTCCGCCAAGTTTATAGCCGACAACAGCAAGGACGTCTCCGTGGACGAGGAGGGGGCGCGGCGCGTGGCCGAGAGTTTGTTCGACAAAGTCTCGGCGGCGGATTTCGGGCTGGCGGGGTGGAAGAGCCTCCACGAGCTGAACCCCCAGGCCGCCAGCGAGGAGGCGGTGGACTGGGTGTTCCTGGTGGACACCCTCAACTTCTCCTTCTGGTCCGAGCGGGAGGAGCAGAAGTACCTGGTGAAGTACAAGG gAATACCTATTACCAGCGCATCGTATTTTGCCACCATGACCCTTGACCAAGTTAAGCATGTATTTCGCTCTGACACAGAAGTCCCCATACCTTTGATTGAAGAAAGACACAGGCTGCTGAATGAAAGTGGAACAGTTCTGTTAGAGAAGTTTGGAGGTTCTTTCCTCACCTGTGTTAAAATGAGTGAGAAAAGTGCCCAGAAGCTACTACATCTAGTACTGCAAAATTTTCCTTCTTACAGAGATGAAGCTGTATTTGAG aagaaaaaggtgtCTTTCTACAAACGGGCACAAATACTTGTGGCTGATACGTGGAGTGTATTGGAAGGCAAAGGAGATGGCTCTTTTGATGACATTTCTAGTCTGACTATATTTGCCGACTACAGAATTCCTCAAGTTCTTGTTCACTTAAAAGCAATGAAGTATTCTGAAGAACTAATGAAGAAACTACGTGAAG GAACGGTTTTCCACTCTGGAGATAAAGAGGAGGTGGAGATCCGTGGCTGTTCCATTTGGTGTTGTGCATTGATTTGTAAGCACCTGCTGGAGCTCTACGAGAAGAAGGGTCAGGACATGCGTGAAAAGATCAATGCAGTTTTACTCGATTACTATCTCTGGGACTATGCCAGGGATCATAGGGAAGAGATGAAAGATATTCCGTTTCACCGAGTACGATGTATATATTACTAA
- the QNG1 gene encoding queuosine 5'-phosphate N-glycosylase/hydrolase isoform X3, with product MTLDQVKHVFRSDTEVPIPLIEERHRLLNESGTVLLEKFGGSFLTCVKMSEKSAQKLLHLVLQNFPSYRDEAVFEKKKVSFYKRAQILVADTWSVLEGKGDGSFDDISSLTIFADYRIPQVLVHLKAMKYSEELMKKLREGTVFHSGDKEEVEIRGCSIWCCALICKHLLELYEKKGQDMREKINAVLLDYYLWDYARDHREEMKDIPFHRVRCIYY from the exons ATGACCCTTGACCAAGTTAAGCATGTATTTCGCTCTGACACAGAAGTCCCCATACCTTTGATTGAAGAAAGACACAGGCTGCTGAATGAAAGTGGAACAGTTCTGTTAGAGAAGTTTGGAGGTTCTTTCCTCACCTGTGTTAAAATGAGTGAGAAAAGTGCCCAGAAGCTACTACATCTAGTACTGCAAAATTTTCCTTCTTACAGAGATGAAGCTGTATTTGAG aagaaaaaggtgtCTTTCTACAAACGGGCACAAATACTTGTGGCTGATACGTGGAGTGTATTGGAAGGCAAAGGAGATGGCTCTTTTGATGACATTTCTAGTCTGACTATATTTGCCGACTACAGAATTCCTCAAGTTCTTGTTCACTTAAAAGCAATGAAGTATTCTGAAGAACTAATGAAGAAACTACGTGAAG GAACGGTTTTCCACTCTGGAGATAAAGAGGAGGTGGAGATCCGTGGCTGTTCCATTTGGTGTTGTGCATTGATTTGTAAGCACCTGCTGGAGCTCTACGAGAAGAAGGGTCAGGACATGCGTGAAAAGATCAATGCAGTTTTACTCGATTACTATCTCTGGGACTATGCCAGGGATCATAGGGAAGAGATGAAAGATATTCCGTTTCACCGAGTACGATGTATATATTACTAA
- the QNG1 gene encoding queuosine 5'-phosphate N-glycosylase/hydrolase isoform X1, with protein sequence MEVFPSPLESAKFIADNSKDVSVDEEGARRVAESLFDKVSAADFGLAGWKSLHELNPQAASEEAVDWVFLVDTLNFSFWSEREEQKYLVKYKGKTHSGYWSLCAAVNRALDDGIPITSASYFATMTLDQVKHVFRSDTEVPIPLIEERHRLLNESGTVLLEKFGGSFLTCVKMSEKSAQKLLHLVLQNFPSYRDEAVFEKKKVSFYKRAQILVADTWSVLEGKGDGSFDDISSLTIFADYRIPQVLVHLKAMKYSEELMKKLREGTVFHSGDKEEVEIRGCSIWCCALICKHLLELYEKKGQDMREKINAVLLDYYLWDYARDHREEMKDIPFHRVRCIYY encoded by the exons ATGGAGGTGTTCCCGTCCCCGCTGGAGTCCGCCAAGTTTATAGCCGACAACAGCAAGGACGTCTCCGTGGACGAGGAGGGGGCGCGGCGCGTGGCCGAGAGTTTGTTCGACAAAGTCTCGGCGGCGGATTTCGGGCTGGCGGGGTGGAAGAGCCTCCACGAGCTGAACCCCCAGGCCGCCAGCGAGGAGGCGGTGGACTGGGTGTTCCTGGTGGACACCCTCAACTTCTCCTTCTGGTCCGAGCGGGAGGAGCAGAAGTACCTGGTGAAGTACAAGGGTAAAACGCACAGCGGCTACTGGTCCCTCTGCGCCGCCGTCAACAGGGCCCTCGACGACG gAATACCTATTACCAGCGCATCGTATTTTGCCACCATGACCCTTGACCAAGTTAAGCATGTATTTCGCTCTGACACAGAAGTCCCCATACCTTTGATTGAAGAAAGACACAGGCTGCTGAATGAAAGTGGAACAGTTCTGTTAGAGAAGTTTGGAGGTTCTTTCCTCACCTGTGTTAAAATGAGTGAGAAAAGTGCCCAGAAGCTACTACATCTAGTACTGCAAAATTTTCCTTCTTACAGAGATGAAGCTGTATTTGAG aagaaaaaggtgtCTTTCTACAAACGGGCACAAATACTTGTGGCTGATACGTGGAGTGTATTGGAAGGCAAAGGAGATGGCTCTTTTGATGACATTTCTAGTCTGACTATATTTGCCGACTACAGAATTCCTCAAGTTCTTGTTCACTTAAAAGCAATGAAGTATTCTGAAGAACTAATGAAGAAACTACGTGAAG GAACGGTTTTCCACTCTGGAGATAAAGAGGAGGTGGAGATCCGTGGCTGTTCCATTTGGTGTTGTGCATTGATTTGTAAGCACCTGCTGGAGCTCTACGAGAAGAAGGGTCAGGACATGCGTGAAAAGATCAATGCAGTTTTACTCGATTACTATCTCTGGGACTATGCCAGGGATCATAGGGAAGAGATGAAAGATATTCCGTTTCACCGAGTACGATGTATATATTACTAA